A single Mercenaria mercenaria strain notata chromosome 9, MADL_Memer_1, whole genome shotgun sequence DNA region contains:
- the LOC123546265 gene encoding tripartite motif-containing protein 45-like, which produces MEVDICGPCKFRNESTKAAKYCVTCQEPQCKTCAEIHGRSKATRNHLLLIITDLNNASKTQEDLNKFQNCKDHPEKRLDFFCVEHDNLMCSTCLLNIQKLGCKTIVDIETAGKQVVTEKFNEQLARDLESVESNCKAEEINIQSLIDGIHQERHELQKRIEVIKKKLITQFDKCHKDILDEVDKNVKTQVAELTGRQTILKEDLRTAKENKHILQTVISNDSTADVFRCTLSIMQQLSMFESSKGSATTDTFTHSVKVSPAFDTLIESMDIHPIMQCKAVGVAKTYTRNVNMKTDRDSFLKIAKQVALIRDSDISNEYTYSSADAEMEDLETKPDAKRLNENSKQYAKFRGQGAKATLSPIATINNVSHMSDAIVLTPDCKQLHISGIVTLSDGSYVLSDSTWPRLVRVKEDLTYKDKADLSHPPGQMTVLNERFLVVCLPTVKRVAFLSVSYEFKWM; this is translated from the coding sequence ATGGAAGTGGATATCTGTGGTCCATGCAAGTTTCGAAATGAAAGTACAAAAGCTGCTAAGTACTGTGTGACATGCCAAGAGCCACAGTGTAAAACATGTGCTGAGATCCATGGCAGAAGTAAAGCAACAAGGAATCATCTTCTTTTGATAATCACGGACTTAAATAACGCTTCCAAGACACAagaagatttaaataaatttcagaatTGCAAGGACCATCCCGAAAAGAGGCTCGATTTCTTCTGTGTAGAACATGACAACTTAATGTGTAGCACGTGTTTGTTGAACATACAAAAGCTTGGCTGTAAAACTATCGTTGATATTGAAACAGCAGGTAAACAGGTAGTAACAGAGAAATTTAACGAACAATTAGCACGGGATTTAGAAAGTGTCGAGTCTAACTGCAAAGCAGAAGAAATAAATATTCAGAGTTTAATAGATGGAATTCATCAGGAAAGGCATGAACTTCAGAAACGTATAGAAgtcattaaaaagaaattaataacgCAGTTTGACAAGTGTCATAAGGATATTCTAGATGAAGTCGATAAAAATGTTAAGACACAAGTCGCAGAGCTTACTGGTCGGCAGACAATATTAAAAGAAGATCTTCGAACAGCTAAGGAAAATAAGCATATACTACAAACTGTAATAAGCAATGATTCAACAGCTGATGTTTTCCGATGCACCTTATCTATAATGCAGCAGCTAAGCATGTTTGAATCAAGCAAAGGGTCTGCCACTACTGATACGTTTACCCATTCGGTGAAAGTATCTCCGGCATTCGACACGCTTATAGAATCCATGGATATCCATCCTATTATGCAGTGTAAAGCAGTCGGCGTTGCAAAAACGTATACGCGTAATGTGAACATGAAAACGGACCGAGACAGCTTCCTGAAGATTGCAAAACAAGTTGCTTTAATTAGGGACAGTGATATATCTAATGAGTATACATACTCTAGCGCTGACGCCGAAATGGAAGATCTTGAAACCAAACCTGACGCGAAACGTCTAAATGAAAATAGCAAACAATATGCCAAGTTCCGAGGTCAAGGTGCAAAAGCAACACTATCACCGATTGCAACGATCAACAACGTATCACACATGTCAGACGCTATTGTATTGACACCAGATTGCAAACAGCTGCATATATCTGGCATCGTCACACTGAGTGATGGATCGTATGTGTTATCGGACAGCACGTGGCCGAGACTGGTGCGTGTGAAGGAAGACTTAACCTATAAAGACAAAGCTGACTTATCACATCCTCCTGGACAAATGACAGTTCTAAATGAACGATTTCTGGTTGTATGCTTACCAACTGTCAAGCGTGTTGCATTTCTCTCAG